A genome region from Coffea arabica cultivar ET-39 chromosome 7e, Coffea Arabica ET-39 HiFi, whole genome shotgun sequence includes the following:
- the LOC113701264 gene encoding probable gamma-secretase subunit PEN-2, with protein MERSSADAPSNPDHAVVALTAGGDDTVAGSQGNATSSISPLSRDRRRNVEWPTIDGPLGLSQEESIGQARKFFKFGFLLLPWLWAVNCFYFWPVLRKPTSHSHPQLRYYVVGSAIGFVVFTVLLTSWALTFAIGGEHLFGHAWDQLVMYNLADRYGLTGWI; from the exons ATGGAGAGGTCAAGTGCAGACGCACCGTCCAATCCCGATCACGCCGTTGTCGCCCTCACCGCCGGCGGCGACGACACCGTTGCCGGAAGCCAAGGTAATGCTACTTCTTCAATCTCACCATTATCAAGAGATAGAAGAAGAAACGTTGAATGGCCAACTATTGATGGACCACTGGGGTTATCACAAGAAGAATCAATAGGGCAAGCTCGTAAATTCTTCAAATTCGGATTTCTATTGCTGCCATGGCTTTGGGCTGTCAATTGCTTCTACTTTTGGCCTGTTCTCAGAAAACCCACCTCACATAGTCACCCACAGCTTCGTTACT ATGTTGTTGGATCAGCCATTGGGTTCGTGGTGTTCACTGTTCTTCTCACTTCGTGGGCTCTTACCTTTGCCATAGGAGGAGAGCATCTTTTTGGCCATGCCTGGGATCAGCTGGTAATGTACAATCTTGCTGACAGATATGGTTTGACGGGCTGGATCTAA
- the LOC113701102 gene encoding ABC transporter I family member 10-like — MNLSSITGSSAFQLPLLPIPHSHPSRSCGLVENLAIECQSLSYSVTTKQGKSKPILKDCSLSIPSGQLWMLLGPNGSGKSTLLKILAGLLTPSEGFLRVKKPRGFVFQNPDHQVVMPTVKDDVAFGLSRFNLTHDEITSRVEKALDAVGMYEYLQRPVQTLSGGQKQRVAIAGALAEKCKVLLLDELTTFLDDTDQVGVIKAVKSTLASSEGITALWVTHRLEELEYAEGAVYMEEGHVVMHGDPSTIRGFIEARQAAYIKQIYS, encoded by the exons ATGAATCTATCCTCCATTACTGGTTCCTCTGCCTTCCAACTCCCCTTGCTTCCAATCCCCCATTCTCACCCCTCCAG AAGTTGTGGGCTGGTCGAGAATTTGGCCATTGAATGTCAGAGCTTGAGCTATTCAGTCACCACAAAGCAGGGGAAGTCGAAACCAATTCTTAAAGATTGCTCCCTTAGCATTCCTTCCGGGCAGCTTTGGATGCTTCTTGGTCCTAATGGCTCTGGAAAATCTACCCTCTTGAAA ATTTTGGCTGGTTTGTTGACTCCAAGTGAAGGGTTCTTGCGTGTGAAAAAGCCTAGGGGTTTTGTGTTTCAGAATCCTGACCATCAG GTGGTGATGCCTACTGTCAAAGATGATGTGGCATTTGGTCTAAGTAGATTTAACTTAACCCATGATGAGATTACATCCAGAGTTGAAAAGGCATTGGACGCTGTTGGCATGTATGAATACTTGCAA AGACCAGTTCAAACTCTTAGTGGTGGTCAGAAACAAAGAGTTGCTATTGCTGGAGCTTTGGCAGAGAAATGTAAAGTATTGTTACTTGATGAGTTAACTACATTTCTGGATGATACCGATCAG GTTGGGGTGATAAAAGCAGTTAAAAGCACCTTGGCTAGTTCAGAAGGAATTACAGCTTTATGGGTAACCCATCGTTTGGAAGAACTCGAGTATGCAGAGGGAGCTGTTTATATGGAAGAGGGGCACGTTGTAATGCACGGTGATCCTTCCACCATAAGGGGTTTTATTGAAGCTAGACAAGCTGCTTACATCAAACAAATATATTCTTGA
- the LOC113702075 gene encoding magnesium-chelatase subunit ChlI, chloroplastic-like — protein MATVLGTSASSSSIVAMLASRSLSSYSTTSSLPSFSPIPGFGQGRKFYGGIGVKVRKRRSQFQVSVSNVATETGPAQEQAKRLVSTESQRPVYPFSAIVGQDEMKLCLLLNVIDPKIGGVMIMGDRGTGKSTTVRSLVDLLPEIKVVAGDPYNSDPNDPDLMGIEVREKISKGEELSITLTKINMVDLPLGATEDRVCGTIDIEKALTEGVKAFEPGLLAKSNRGILYVDEVNLLDDHLVDVLLDSAASGWNTVEREGISISHPARFILIGSGNPEEGELRPQLLDRFGMHAQVSTVKDAELRVKIVEERARFDRNPKEFRESYKAEQEKLQQQISSARSSLSAVTIDHDLRVKISKVCAELNVDGLRGDIVTNRGARALAALKGREKVTAEEIATVIPNCLRHRLRKDPLESIDSGLLVIEKFYEVFS, from the exons ATGGCTACAGTATTGGGGacttctgcttcttcttcttcaatagtgGCAATGTTAGCTTCTAGATCCCTTTCTTCTTACTCAACCACGTCCTCACTTCCGTCTTTCTCTCCAATTCCAG GGTTTGGCCAAGGAAGGAAATTCTATGGAGGTATTGGAGTTAAAGTAAGGAAGAGAAGGTCCCAATTCCAAGTTTCAGTTTCCAATGTTGCCACTGAAACTGGCCCTGCTCAAGAGCAG GCTAAGAGGCTTGTTTCAACTGAAAGCCAAAGACCAGTCTATCCATTTTCTGCTATAGTTGGACAAGATGAGATGAAATTATGCCTCTTGTTAAATGTGATCGATCCTAAAATTGGCGGTGTAATGATAATGGGTGATAGAGGAACAGGGAAGTCAACAACAGTTAGGTCATTGGTGGATTTACTTCCTGAAATTAAAGTTGTTGCTGGTGATCCATACAATTCGGATCCAAATGATCCAGACCTGATGGGTATTGAAGTCCGAGAGAAAATCTCTAAAGGTGAGGAGTTGTCAATTACATTAACCAAAATCAACATGGTTGATTTGCCATTAGGTGCCACAGAAGATAGAGTCTGTGGAACAATTGATATCGAGAAGGCTCTTACAGAAGGTGTAAAGGCATTTGAGCCAGGTCTTCTAGCAAAATCTAATAGAGGAATTCTATATGTTGATGAGGTTAATCTTCTTGATGACCATTTAGTGGATGTTCTTTTGGATTCCGCTGCTTCTGGATGGAATACTGTTGAAAGGGAGGGAATTTCAATTTCACATCCAGCTCGATTTATTCTTATTGGTTCAGGAAATCCAGAAGAAGGTGAACTTAGACCACAGCTTCTTGATCGGTTTGGGATGCATGCACAAGTGAGTACTGTGAAAGATGCAGAACTCAGGGTGAAGATTGTCGAAGAGAGAGCTCGTTTCGATAGAAATCCTAAAGAGTTCAGAGAATCTTACAAGGCAGAACAAGAAAAGCTCCAGCAGCAAATTTCTTCAGCAAGGAGCTCTCTTTCTGCCGTTACAATTGATCATGATCTGCGTGTTAAAATATCAAAGGTCTGTGCTGAACTGAATGTCGATGGATTGAGAGGAGATATAGTTACAAATAGGGGGGCAAGAGCATTGGCTGCTCTCAAAGGAAGAGAGAAAGTTACTGCAGAGGAAATTGCCACAGTCATCCCAAATTGCTTGAGACACCGTCTCCGAAAGGACCCCTTGGAGTCAATCGACTCTGGATTACTTGTCATTGAGAAGTTCTACGAGGTTTTTAGCTGA
- the LOC113702162 gene encoding cytochrome P450 81Q32 translates to MEVVWVYTVISSFLIFLSLSFLSKRFRNLPPSPVPALPIIGHLRLLKPPLHRTFYSLSQKYGPVISLQFGSRLVVVVSSPSAVEECFTKNDVILANRPRFVIGKYFGYNHTNMVGSPYGDHWRNLRRLGSVEIFSTSRLNMFLSVRKDEIRRLLLKLAQNTRHDFAKVEMQSRLSELSLNIIMRMVAGKRYFGEEDDNDEARQFRGLIKQVFKHSGLANPGDFLPLLRWIDYGSFEKSLTKLFTKFDAFLEGLLEEHRRNKNSNTMIDHLLSLQESQPEYYTDQIIKGIIVVMLMAGTDTSSVTIEWALSLLLNHPEVLEKAQAELDAQVGTDRLVEEHDLSNLPYLHNIISETLRLYPAAPLLVPHESSDDCKIGGYNIPRGTILLVSAWAVHRDPNVWDDPTSFKPERFEGLQVEPSKLIPFGMGRRSCPGSGLAQRVVGLALGSLIQCFDWQRIGEEEIDMAEGTGVSMPKAKPLEALCKARHVVNRIV, encoded by the exons ATGGAAGTTGTCTGGGTATACACAGTAATTtcatcttttctcatttttcttagtttaagCTTTCTTTCAAAGCGGTTCCGAAACCTCCCACCAAGCCCAGTACCAGCTCTTCCAATAATAGGCCATCTCCGCCTCCTGAAACCGCCTCTCCATAGAACCTTCTACAGCCTCTCCCAGAAATATGGCCCCGTAATTTCCCTCCAGTTCGGGAGCCGCCTAGTAGTGGTGGTATCATCTCCTTCGGCAGTGGAGGAATGCTTCACCAAGAACGATGTGATCCTCGCCAACCGGCCTCGCTTTGTCATAGGAAAATATTTTGGTTACAACCACACCAACATGGTCGGTTCCCCGTATGGTGACCATTGGCGGAATCTTCGCCGTCTGGGTTCGGTGGAAATATTTTCGACCAGTCGTTTGAATATGTTCTTGTCCGTCAGGAAAGATGAGATCAGACGGTTGCTTCTGAAACTGGCTCAAAACACCCGCCATGATTTTGCTAAGGTCGAAATGCAATCCAGATTATCTGAGCTTTCTTTGAACATTATTATGAGGATGGTGGCCGGAAAGAGATATTTCGGCGAGGAAGACGACAACGACGAAGCAAGGCAGTTTCGTGGGCTCATTAAACAGGTGTTTAAACATAGTGGTTTAGCAAACCCGGGAGATTTCCTACCGCTGTTAAGGTGGATCGATTATGGAAGCTTTGAGAAGAGCTTGACGAAGCTTTTCACCAAATTCGACGCGTTCTTGGAAGGCCTACTTGAAGAGCATCGCCGTAACAAGAATAGTAATACAATGATTGATCATCTGCTTTCTTTGCAGGAATCGCAGCCAGAATACTACACAGACCAAATCATCAAAGGGATTATAGTG GTCATGCTGATGGCTGGAACAGACACTTCGTCAGTGACTATAGAATGGGCCTTGTCTCTCCTGCTCAACCATCCCGAGGTGCTAGAGAAAGCTCAAGCTGAATTGGATGCTCAAGTAGGGACTGATCGATTGGTCGAGGAACATGATCTATCCAATCTTCCATATCTTCACAACATCATTTCAGAAACACTTCGATTGTACCCAGCAGCGCCACTGTTAGTACCACACGAGTCGTCTGATGACTGTAAAATTGGAGGATACAATATTCCGCGAGGCACAATCTTGCTAGTTAGTGCATGGGCTGTTCACAGGGACCCAAACGTTTGGGATGATCCGACAAGCTTCAAGCCCGAGAGATTTGAAGGCTTGCAAGTTGAGCCATCGAAGCTGATTCCATTTGGGATGGGAAGGAGATCTTGTCCTGGTTCTGGCCTAGCACAGCGGGTTGTTGGTTTGGCCTTGGGATCTCTAATTCAGTGTTTTGATTGGCAAAGAATTGGTGAGGAGGAGATTGATATGGCTGAAGGGACGGGAGTGTCCATGCCAAAAGCCAAGCCACTAGAAGCCTTATGCAAAGCACGTCACGTGGTTAACAGGATTGTTTAA